From Synoicihabitans lomoniglobus, the proteins below share one genomic window:
- a CDS encoding efflux RND transporter periplasmic adaptor subunit → MTFRLPTSFCVHSRFTASALALTSLMLLAGCGGGDKSADAPGGGGPGAGKWGAGRTEEAVAVQTAPITRGPISATLSFNSTLETESSVDLFPQISGEIEALLVEEGDFVKAGAPLLQIDERELRVDADEASVNLEREQANFDRIQELFKRGLVNQQEFENASYTLSQRRLGAERAKIRLDHATIRAPFDGVISERAAQLGARVSSGTKLFSFVSLQDMVAKVFVPGRYLTAVNKDQEATITSEFMPGRTFAGWVKRISPIIDPQSGTFKVTVGLRNPEQDVLPGLFVKANIITEERPNALLVPKRAVVYDGGSQFLYTVVDGKAVRRQLDAGFETPDTVEVRSGFTEGDPIIILGQSGLKDGAPVKVVDPNAPAPSRGGHPGKTPPEASADPAPSADS, encoded by the coding sequence GTGACCTTTCGTCTCCCTACCTCATTTTGTGTCCATTCACGGTTCACCGCCTCCGCTCTGGCGCTGACCAGTCTCATGCTCCTCGCCGGTTGCGGCGGCGGAGACAAATCAGCTGATGCCCCGGGCGGTGGCGGGCCCGGAGCGGGCAAATGGGGCGCCGGTCGCACCGAGGAGGCGGTCGCCGTGCAAACCGCCCCCATCACGCGCGGACCCATTTCGGCGACGTTGTCCTTCAACTCGACCCTCGAAACCGAATCGAGCGTGGATCTCTTTCCCCAGATTTCCGGCGAAATCGAAGCCTTGCTCGTTGAAGAGGGCGACTTCGTCAAAGCCGGCGCTCCCCTACTCCAAATCGATGAGCGCGAGCTGCGCGTCGACGCCGACGAAGCCAGCGTCAATCTGGAGCGTGAGCAGGCCAATTTTGATCGCATCCAGGAGCTCTTCAAACGCGGTCTCGTCAACCAGCAGGAATTCGAAAACGCCAGCTATACGCTCTCGCAACGTCGTCTCGGGGCCGAGCGGGCCAAGATCCGTCTCGACCACGCCACCATCCGCGCGCCTTTCGACGGCGTGATCTCGGAACGAGCCGCCCAACTCGGCGCGCGCGTGAGCAGCGGCACGAAACTCTTCTCCTTCGTCAGCCTCCAGGACATGGTGGCCAAGGTCTTCGTGCCCGGCCGCTATCTCACCGCCGTCAACAAAGACCAGGAAGCCACCATCACATCCGAATTCATGCCGGGCCGCACTTTCGCCGGCTGGGTCAAACGCATCAGCCCGATCATTGATCCGCAGAGCGGCACCTTCAAAGTCACCGTCGGTCTGCGCAATCCCGAGCAGGACGTGCTGCCCGGCCTCTTCGTGAAGGCCAACATCATCACCGAGGAACGCCCCAACGCCCTGCTCGTGCCGAAACGCGCGGTCGTTTACGACGGCGGTTCCCAGTTCCTCTACACCGTCGTCGACGGCAAGGCGGTCCGCCGCCAGCTCGATGCCGGCTTCGAAACGCCCGATACCGTCGAGGTGCGCTCCGGTTTCACGGAAGGCGACCCCATCATCATTCTCGGCCAATCCGGACTCAAGGACGGGGCCCCCGTCAAAGTCGTCGACCCCAACGCCCCCGCCCCGTCCCGCGGAGGTCACCCGGGTAAAACACCGCCCGAAGCCTCAGCCGACCCGGCTCCCTCCGCCGACTCCTGA
- a CDS encoding glycoside hydrolase family 5 protein, with product MKLLSSVLTILSIAVCAGPTVATAGSDFKKGVNISHWLAQHAPGHYATAERFEAEDAAWIADHGFDHVRIPVDGRILMSIEGKLITELLQPLDQALEWCRAHDLGVILDMHYLPGNEFLNDAADNALWSDPDLRAAAASLWTQVATHYRDVGPWLRYEILNEAVAPENEDLNILNQLIVDAIRTVDATRVLYVSSNRWGQFQTVPDLRLFDDPNVHYALHTYEPFLFTHQNTSWTPLKDIPAGAVTFPGGIEVASDSPLAAQMMKEHHTLAVTLERADVAAHYAPVAAWAREHGVNVVITEFGVYRAADPESTVNWIRANVELCEAAGFGWSVWDYQGGFAIRGPDGEPTAVYRGLFPER from the coding sequence ATGAAACTTCTCTCCTCCGTTCTCACAATTCTCAGCATCGCCGTCTGCGCTGGTCCGACCGTGGCCACCGCCGGCTCCGATTTCAAAAAAGGCGTCAACATCAGCCACTGGCTCGCTCAACACGCCCCCGGCCATTACGCCACCGCCGAGCGGTTCGAGGCCGAAGACGCCGCCTGGATCGCCGACCACGGTTTCGATCATGTGCGCATACCCGTCGACGGTCGCATCCTGATGAGTATCGAGGGCAAACTGATCACCGAGCTCCTCCAGCCCTTGGATCAGGCCCTCGAGTGGTGTCGGGCCCACGACCTCGGCGTGATCCTCGACATGCACTACCTGCCGGGCAACGAGTTCCTCAACGACGCCGCCGACAACGCCCTTTGGTCCGACCCCGACCTGCGCGCCGCCGCCGCCTCGCTCTGGACTCAGGTTGCCACCCACTACCGCGACGTCGGGCCTTGGTTGCGCTACGAAATTCTCAACGAAGCGGTCGCACCGGAAAACGAGGATCTCAACATCCTCAATCAACTCATCGTCGACGCCATCCGCACGGTCGACGCCACCCGCGTTCTCTACGTGTCCTCGAACCGTTGGGGCCAGTTCCAAACCGTGCCCGATCTGCGCCTCTTCGATGACCCGAACGTTCACTACGCCTTGCACACCTACGAGCCGTTCCTGTTCACCCACCAAAATACGTCGTGGACACCGCTCAAAGACATTCCGGCCGGCGCGGTCACGTTTCCCGGCGGCATCGAGGTGGCCTCCGACAGTCCTCTGGCCGCGCAGATGATGAAAGAACACCACACGCTGGCCGTGACGCTCGAACGCGCAGATGTGGCCGCCCACTATGCGCCAGTCGCGGCCTGGGCGCGTGAACACGGCGTCAATGTGGTCATCACCGAGTTTGGCGTCTATCGTGCGGCGGATCCGGAATCCACCGTCAATTGGATCCGCGCCAACGTCGAGTTGTGCGAAGCAGCCGGTTTCGGCTGGAGCGTCTGGGACTACCAAGGCGGTTTCGCCATTCGCGGACCCGATGGGGAACCGACGGCCGTCTATCGCGGACTCTTTCCGGAACGTTGA
- a CDS encoding malate dehydrogenase has translation MKAPIRVAVTGAAGQIGYSLLFRIASGHMFGPDQPVILQLIEIPVEKAMKALEGVAMELDDCAFPLLKDMVLTDNGETGFKDANWSLLVGARPRGPGMERADLLKGNGVIFTAQGEIIDRVAAEDARVAVVGNPANTNVMIAASKAKRLTADRFTAMVRLDQNRAQAQLAKKAGVDLTAVKDIFIYGNHSPSMYPAFAHATIDGKPAAEVINDQAYLEGDFCSTVGKRGAAIIAARGLSSAASAANALVDHVHDLMTPGAIHSVAVKSEGRYGFDPDVWAGMPVRTTTPGAYEVITDYDLSDAFSQQKLAATNQELVDERAMVADMLG, from the coding sequence ATGAAAGCTCCCATTCGCGTCGCTGTCACTGGAGCCGCCGGTCAAATCGGCTACTCCCTCCTCTTCCGTATTGCTTCGGGCCACATGTTCGGTCCCGACCAACCGGTGATCCTCCAGCTTATCGAGATTCCCGTCGAAAAAGCCATGAAAGCCCTCGAAGGCGTGGCCATGGAACTCGACGACTGCGCCTTCCCGCTGCTCAAGGACATGGTCCTCACCGACAATGGTGAGACCGGTTTCAAGGACGCCAATTGGTCCCTGCTCGTCGGCGCCCGCCCTCGCGGTCCCGGCATGGAGCGCGCCGACTTGCTCAAGGGCAACGGCGTGATCTTCACCGCCCAGGGTGAGATCATCGACCGCGTCGCCGCGGAGGACGCCCGGGTCGCCGTCGTCGGCAACCCCGCCAACACCAACGTCATGATCGCCGCGTCCAAGGCCAAGCGCCTCACCGCCGATCGTTTCACCGCCATGGTGCGGCTCGACCAAAACCGCGCTCAGGCTCAGCTTGCCAAAAAGGCCGGCGTCGATCTGACCGCCGTGAAGGACATCTTCATCTACGGCAACCACAGCCCGTCGATGTATCCGGCCTTTGCCCATGCCACGATCGACGGCAAACCCGCCGCCGAGGTCATCAACGACCAGGCCTACCTCGAAGGCGACTTCTGCTCCACCGTCGGCAAACGCGGCGCCGCCATCATCGCCGCCCGCGGCCTCTCCTCGGCCGCCTCCGCCGCCAACGCGTTGGTCGATCACGTGCACGATCTCATGACCCCCGGCGCGATTCATTCCGTCGCCGTGAAGAGCGAGGGACGCTACGGTTTCGATCCCGATGTCTGGGCCGGCATGCCCGTGCGCACCACCACGCCCGGAGCCTACGAAGTCATCACCGACTACGATCTGAGCGACGCGTTCTCCCAGCAGAAACTTGCCGCGACCAACCAGGAGCTCGTCGACGAACGCGCCATGGTCGCCGACATGCTCGGCTGA
- a CDS encoding ABC1 kinase family protein, whose protein sequence is MKIKHLSRYREILMLFWRYGHSDLVRQLDEDFEPEKESGSDAGKGDNAPEQLANDLEAMGPTFIKLGQVLAGRPDLLPAPYVKALARLQDKVKPFPFEEVEAAVTEELGVRLSKAFARFDEEPLAAASLGQVHAAALRDGREVVVKVQRPGIRATIAEDFEVLAEIAEFMDTHTEMGQRFRFGSILAEFRETIKRELNYEMEAQNLRAVGANLQEFPHIFVPAPITDYCSRAVLTMERVSGSKVTEIGPLASLEYDAAPIVEELFKSYLQQVLVDGLFHADPHPGNIFVTLDGQLALLDLGMVGYVSPGMQTSLLKILMAVSEGQGERAADIVIGMSTKRKGADVGDFRREVSKLVARQQDQNLDDLNVGQSLLDLSSLARTSGLIVPSELTVLGKALMQLDEVGKRLDPEFNPSASIRRHVDDLMSEQMKRNLATGNVFGTLLEAKEFMTQLPARLNRIMDVVTNSELQVKVKALDANTALDGMQKIANRITMGMVLSALIMAASLMMRVDTDFQLFGYPGLAILCFLAAAAGGFYLVFSIFIQDYRSRKDLEE, encoded by the coding sequence ATGAAAATTAAACATCTCTCCCGCTATCGCGAAATCCTCATGCTGTTCTGGCGGTATGGGCACTCCGATCTGGTGCGACAACTCGACGAGGATTTCGAGCCGGAGAAGGAGAGTGGCTCCGACGCTGGCAAGGGTGATAACGCTCCCGAGCAATTGGCCAACGATCTGGAGGCCATGGGGCCCACCTTCATCAAACTCGGACAGGTGTTGGCGGGACGACCGGATCTGTTGCCCGCTCCCTATGTGAAGGCGTTGGCCCGGTTGCAGGACAAGGTGAAACCCTTTCCGTTTGAGGAGGTGGAGGCGGCCGTCACGGAGGAGCTCGGCGTGCGCCTTTCCAAGGCGTTCGCTCGATTCGACGAAGAGCCGTTGGCGGCGGCGTCACTCGGTCAGGTCCATGCTGCGGCGCTGCGCGACGGGCGGGAAGTGGTGGTCAAAGTCCAACGTCCGGGGATTCGAGCCACGATTGCCGAAGACTTCGAGGTGTTGGCGGAGATTGCCGAGTTCATGGACACCCACACGGAGATGGGGCAGCGGTTCCGGTTCGGTTCGATTCTGGCGGAGTTTCGGGAGACCATCAAACGCGAGCTGAACTACGAAATGGAGGCGCAGAATCTCCGGGCGGTGGGGGCGAATCTGCAGGAGTTTCCGCACATTTTTGTGCCGGCACCGATCACCGATTACTGCTCACGCGCGGTGCTCACGATGGAGCGCGTGTCGGGCAGCAAGGTCACGGAAATCGGTCCGTTGGCATCGTTGGAATACGATGCGGCCCCGATCGTCGAGGAACTGTTCAAGAGCTACCTCCAGCAGGTATTGGTGGACGGGCTCTTTCATGCGGACCCGCATCCCGGCAACATCTTCGTGACGTTGGACGGTCAGCTGGCACTGCTCGATCTGGGCATGGTGGGCTATGTTTCGCCGGGCATGCAGACCTCGCTGTTGAAAATATTGATGGCGGTGAGCGAGGGGCAGGGGGAGCGCGCGGCGGACATTGTGATCGGCATGAGCACCAAGCGCAAAGGCGCGGACGTCGGTGATTTTCGCCGCGAAGTCAGCAAACTCGTCGCGCGTCAGCAGGATCAAAATCTCGACGATTTGAACGTCGGGCAGTCCCTGCTCGACTTGAGCAGTCTGGCGCGCACGTCCGGCCTGATCGTGCCCAGTGAACTCACGGTGTTGGGCAAGGCGCTGATGCAGCTGGACGAAGTCGGCAAACGACTGGACCCGGAATTTAATCCGTCGGCCTCGATTCGTCGTCACGTCGACGATCTGATGTCGGAGCAGATGAAGCGCAATCTCGCGACCGGCAACGTGTTTGGCACTTTGTTGGAGGCCAAAGAATTCATGACGCAACTCCCGGCGCGCCTGAACCGCATCATGGACGTCGTGACGAACTCCGAACTGCAGGTCAAAGTGAAGGCGCTCGACGCCAACACGGCCTTGGACGGCATGCAAAAGATCGCGAATCGCATCACCATGGGCATGGTGTTGTCCGCGTTGATCATGGCGGCGTCGCTGATGATGCGGGTGGACACGGACTTCCAACTCTTTGGCTATCCGGGGCTGGCCATCCTTTGTTTCCTGGCGGCGGCGGCCGGTGGTTTTTACCTCGTATTCAGTATCTTCATTCAGGACTACCGCAGCCGGAAAGACCTGGAAGAGTGA
- a CDS encoding 3-deoxy-7-phosphoheptulonate synthase, producing the protein MQRTSDINVLETRELPAPKSLIDELPKSESQAAFVTRAREDIHRVIFTEDKRLLLIIGPCSIHDLEAGRDYARRLAALAHEVSDRIMIVMRVYFEKPRTTVGWKGLIMDPHLDGSNDIATGLRTARTFLREVLDLGLPTATELLDPITPQYIADLICWSAVGARTTESQTHRQMASGLSMPLGFKNGTDGTLGAAVNAIRAAAQPQTFLGVSIEGKASSVVTRGNPNCHIVLRGGTAGPNYSAADIANAEQVLTKADLLPSILVDCSHANSAKKPELQPEVMKDIVGQIAAGSTSIIGTMVESNLEAGNQTFPQPKSDLRYGVSITDGCIDWATTEKLVRDTHAALAVRFQS; encoded by the coding sequence ATGCAACGCACGTCCGATATCAACGTTCTGGAGACGAGGGAACTGCCCGCGCCAAAATCGCTCATCGACGAGCTGCCCAAGTCCGAGTCTCAGGCCGCGTTCGTGACCCGCGCCCGCGAGGACATCCACCGCGTGATCTTCACCGAAGACAAACGCCTGCTGCTCATCATCGGCCCGTGCTCGATTCACGATCTGGAAGCCGGCCGCGATTACGCCCGTCGCCTCGCCGCCCTCGCCCACGAGGTGTCCGACCGCATCATGATCGTCATGCGGGTCTATTTCGAAAAACCGCGCACCACCGTCGGCTGGAAAGGCTTGATCATGGATCCGCACCTCGACGGTTCCAACGACATCGCCACCGGCTTGCGCACCGCCCGCACCTTCCTGCGCGAGGTCCTCGATCTCGGCCTACCCACCGCGACGGAGTTGCTCGATCCCATCACGCCCCAATACATCGCCGACCTGATCTGCTGGTCCGCCGTGGGCGCCCGCACCACCGAATCACAAACGCACCGGCAAATGGCGTCCGGCCTTTCAATGCCGCTCGGTTTTAAAAACGGCACCGACGGCACCCTGGGCGCCGCCGTCAACGCCATCCGCGCCGCCGCTCAACCCCAAACGTTTCTCGGCGTGAGCATCGAGGGCAAGGCCTCCTCCGTGGTAACCCGCGGCAACCCCAACTGCCACATCGTGCTGCGCGGTGGCACGGCCGGTCCCAACTATTCCGCCGCCGACATCGCCAACGCCGAACAGGTGCTGACGAAGGCCGACCTGCTTCCCTCCATCTTGGTCGACTGTTCCCACGCCAACTCCGCCAAAAAACCGGAGCTGCAACCCGAGGTCATGAAAGACATCGTCGGCCAAATCGCCGCCGGCAGCACCTCGATCATCGGCACCATGGTGGAAAGCAACCTCGAGGCCGGGAATCAGACTTTCCCCCAGCCCAAGTCCGATCTGCGCTACGGCGTCTCCATCACCGATGGCTGCATCGATTGGGCCACGACCGAAAAGCTCGTGCGCGACACCCACGCCGCCCTCGCCGTTCGCTTCCAAAGCTGA
- a CDS encoding galactokinase — protein sequence MICRAPGRIEFIGNHTDYNGGEVLGAAIDRGVWVAVAPAEGPRRFRSEFSDTVVEQAGPRQREEGDRAWVNYPTGVLAGMEAFGVTAPEGFDYAVISDLPQGAGLSSSAAIELASGLAFLGLAGAELSRENLVKLGRWAENEFVGVPCGILDQGVSGFGRRDSLVHIDCRGPTFSTVPMPTGVKFWVFNTPSGHALVDGLYAERHRECMAAAEALGVACLADASLEQLENARGLMTVESYSRAKHVISEIARVGAMCAALKSGDFADVGRLLTASHHSSQRDFANSTVQLDWLVDHLIETSGVLGARLTGGGFGGAVMGLATAEFDERAAKKVSQHFAEKFGQSPQVLQLATGNGAERIV from the coding sequence GTGATTTGTCGTGCCCCGGGGCGCATTGAATTCATCGGCAACCACACCGACTACAATGGCGGGGAGGTTTTGGGGGCGGCGATCGACCGCGGGGTATGGGTGGCGGTGGCTCCCGCGGAAGGGCCACGCCGATTCCGTAGCGAGTTTTCCGATACTGTCGTCGAACAAGCCGGACCCAGACAGCGGGAGGAAGGCGACCGGGCGTGGGTGAACTATCCGACGGGCGTGCTGGCGGGCATGGAGGCGTTTGGGGTGACGGCACCCGAGGGGTTTGACTACGCGGTGATTTCCGACCTGCCGCAGGGCGCGGGACTGAGCAGCAGTGCTGCCATCGAACTGGCTTCCGGTCTGGCTTTTCTGGGGTTGGCCGGCGCGGAGTTGTCGCGGGAAAATCTGGTGAAGCTCGGGCGTTGGGCGGAAAACGAATTCGTGGGCGTGCCTTGTGGCATTCTCGACCAAGGGGTCTCCGGATTTGGGCGTCGGGACAGCCTGGTTCACATCGACTGCCGGGGACCGACGTTTTCCACCGTGCCGATGCCGACGGGCGTAAAATTTTGGGTGTTCAACACGCCCTCCGGTCATGCCTTGGTGGATGGGCTCTACGCTGAGCGACATCGTGAGTGCATGGCCGCGGCCGAGGCGCTGGGTGTGGCCTGTTTGGCTGATGCATCGCTGGAGCAGCTGGAGAACGCACGTGGCCTGATGACGGTGGAGTCGTATTCACGGGCCAAGCACGTGATCAGCGAAATTGCCCGGGTCGGGGCGATGTGCGCCGCGCTCAAATCGGGTGATTTTGCGGACGTGGGGCGCCTGTTGACGGCGTCTCATCACAGTTCGCAACGTGATTTTGCCAACAGCACCGTGCAGTTGGATTGGCTGGTCGATCATCTGATCGAAACGAGTGGAGTGTTGGGCGCTCGCTTGACCGGCGGTGGTTTCGGCGGGGCCGTGATGGGTCTGGCCACGGCAGAATTCGACGAGCGGGCGGCGAAGAAGGTCAGCC